In one Betta splendens chromosome 14, fBetSpl5.4, whole genome shotgun sequence genomic region, the following are encoded:
- the LOC114869498 gene encoding uncharacterized protein LOC114869498 isoform X1 — translation MSCIPANSSVSGILTQVESQMETPIERKDSLSAYQIFPEANMDKDSNNTSYSGEFLCRRERLPSIVVEPSEHTDLRSGPHNPISNNVDKKDNISTENAEISLDGEQQDMAMKGNCAFHFYCCSMFARKSSIGPSQGQLSISLLSPPPSPTHPEAAPPCLQNTICMD, via the exons ATGAGCTGTATACCTGCTAATTCAAG TGTGAGCGGTATTCTCACACAAGTAGAATCTCAGATGGAGACTCCAATTGAGAGGAAAGACAGCCTATCAGCCTATCAG ATTTTTCCTGAAGCCAACATGGATAAAGATTCAAATAACACTTCCTATTCAGGAGAATTCCTTTGTCGAAGAGAGCGGCTTCCCTCTATTGTTGTAGAGCCTTCAGAGCACACCGATCTGAGGAGTGGGCCCCATAATCCCATAAGCAACAATGTGGACAAGAAAGACAACATCAGCACTGAGAATGCAGAAATCTCTTTAGATGGAGAGCAGCAGGATATGGCTATGAAGGGCAA CTGCGCATTCCATTTTTATTGTTGCAGCATGTTTGCTAGGAAGTCTTCTATCGGACCATCCCAAGGCCAACTGTCCATCTCACTATTATcgccacccccctcccccacccaccccGAAGCTGCACCACCTTGTCTGCAGAACACAATCTGCATGGACTGA
- the LOC114869498 gene encoding uncharacterized protein LOC114869498 isoform X3, which produces METPIERKDSLSAYQIFPEANMDKDSNNTSYSGEFLCRRERLPSIVVEPSEHTDLRSGPHNPISNNVDKKDNISTENAEISLDGEQQDMAMKGNCAFHFYCCSMFARKSSIGPSQGQLSISLLSPPPSPTHPEAAPPCLQNTICMD; this is translated from the exons ATGGAGACTCCAATTGAGAGGAAAGACAGCCTATCAGCCTATCAG ATTTTTCCTGAAGCCAACATGGATAAAGATTCAAATAACACTTCCTATTCAGGAGAATTCCTTTGTCGAAGAGAGCGGCTTCCCTCTATTGTTGTAGAGCCTTCAGAGCACACCGATCTGAGGAGTGGGCCCCATAATCCCATAAGCAACAATGTGGACAAGAAAGACAACATCAGCACTGAGAATGCAGAAATCTCTTTAGATGGAGAGCAGCAGGATATGGCTATGAAGGGCAA CTGCGCATTCCATTTTTATTGTTGCAGCATGTTTGCTAGGAAGTCTTCTATCGGACCATCCCAAGGCCAACTGTCCATCTCACTATTATcgccacccccctcccccacccaccccGAAGCTGCACCACCTTGTCTGCAGAACACAATCTGCATGGACTGA
- the LOC114869498 gene encoding uncharacterized protein LOC114869498 isoform X2, with product MSCIPANSSVSGILTQVESQMETPIERKDSLSAYQIFPEANMDKDSNNTSYSGEFLCRRERLPSIVVEPSEHTDLRSGPHNPISNNVDKKDNISTENAEISLDGEQQDMAMKGNMFARKSSIGPSQGQLSISLLSPPPSPTHPEAAPPCLQNTICMD from the exons ATGAGCTGTATACCTGCTAATTCAAG TGTGAGCGGTATTCTCACACAAGTAGAATCTCAGATGGAGACTCCAATTGAGAGGAAAGACAGCCTATCAGCCTATCAG ATTTTTCCTGAAGCCAACATGGATAAAGATTCAAATAACACTTCCTATTCAGGAGAATTCCTTTGTCGAAGAGAGCGGCTTCCCTCTATTGTTGTAGAGCCTTCAGAGCACACCGATCTGAGGAGTGGGCCCCATAATCCCATAAGCAACAATGTGGACAAGAAAGACAACATCAGCACTGAGAATGCAGAAATCTCTTTAGATGGAGAGCAGCAGGATATGGCTATGAAGGGCAA CATGTTTGCTAGGAAGTCTTCTATCGGACCATCCCAAGGCCAACTGTCCATCTCACTATTATcgccacccccctcccccacccaccccGAAGCTGCACCACCTTGTCTGCAGAACACAATCTGCATGGACTGA